In one window of Posidoniimonas corsicana DNA:
- a CDS encoding M56 family metallopeptidase translates to MIAGLLQMLSSVGLVIAPDVLVDTLAKATLLLLLALLSCAALRRASAASKHYLLGLTVGSLCLLPLLSAFGPQLQVLPASWTLALHAQLPLTASAPSNASESGFKSRSVSPIDEAGSPVPLTGEHSPTADLPLVMDRPANATEAGILASAATTADANDESARTWLPVAWQSFAVLWLLGCMTLLARLAAAMVRLRKAAVQAAALEEPSWLSLTEELATGLGMSRRVWLVKSGQAAMPMTWGVWRPHILLPADCDAWSPERKRVVLLHELAHIQRRDSGWLMLTELVRAVYWVHPLVWVAARQMTAYREQACDDRVLNAGHTPTDYAEHLLHIATQSAGAMPPCAAAIGMARASELEGRVRLILDSARNRSALSRALAGGLALLLAAVAFPLAILHAAEQSGPAAPNESAAPAFARELQGGKIELLAIGAPKSDPPQWWAPDGTPLVNVSWTLQGVDDRRRSDHESISRAFVYRATNINGATAGFGITPVRRFLGVIVAGENGEPSEAYQAVVADLDKSQKAATFFFTADEEQVAFEGLPLEPNENVPPVEPPEGRPGGSMAPQLIGDRYLVCPVTTELQRVLLGNLGGAPSRASVCLLVNAASFGSLDDIHDQSEGMDELRAILPKLLVPSDSRETSVRLIDPGDADFTFDQRRQRMQKLERLLTDTCQQAGFEPVRVTHTFGVDRRPGEDFQWSRYVQEAQQATLDRDASQENIVELGVLRVASVHTLLAYRLSGADCIVDVAPIVRDADGARFVEDVLPMVKSAIEKLHPAGGDKLLIRLRYSKTAKEEIEQWVQWDNPRKKQFGQELSFERVSVSQSGIAPSEEDEAGPAEGRPEEYEYPLSVAGRATNEQGEPIPGAKIYLAACTPGYKRLAETITDERGDYRFENVPLPIKRADTNRGRDSGGFEVFGVADGYALSWRPTKYLDPTRAVVDDTSPSKPPGDRKTIYGREEGVSLDLTFGKPTSFRGRIVNDLGEPLPDAEVTIRGVDWERKQWNRDRSAYNLIQGSGLNSLNGRAIVPTEVKARVSDEDGYFEFTGLPANVRWDLDVRPKGVSPRRITVVTGEPNFEMLDVLKSYGGDFELVFPRPRQVTFRVVYSDTGQPAQGVGVGATVTQAGFWETTAENGLVTAPLADGSYDLGIFPRFGTPYLKAERQVLVSEESVRKPIEIEMDPAAVVEILVLDESTGEPLEGVDVWWEEKRHDGRPYRQVRGYRSWEVETRISHYERPRTDTDGKVRVLFPPGDLRIGVGLRAYPEGYRSGEENGRTITCRPGEPTRAVYKLKSTSPRPPSERGGDSP, encoded by the coding sequence ATGATCGCCGGACTCTTGCAGATGCTGTCGTCGGTGGGCCTGGTCATCGCCCCAGATGTCTTGGTCGACACTCTGGCGAAAGCGACGCTGCTGCTTCTCTTGGCTCTGCTCTCCTGCGCCGCTCTGCGGCGTGCTTCCGCCGCGAGCAAGCACTACTTGCTCGGGCTCACGGTGGGCAGCCTCTGCCTGCTCCCTCTCCTATCGGCGTTTGGACCGCAGTTGCAGGTGCTGCCGGCTTCGTGGACCCTGGCGCTCCACGCCCAGTTGCCTCTGACGGCCAGTGCGCCCTCAAACGCGAGCGAGTCGGGCTTCAAGTCGCGGTCAGTATCGCCGATCGACGAGGCTGGTTCCCCCGTCCCTCTAACAGGTGAGCACTCACCGACAGCGGATCTTCCGCTCGTCATGGACCGTCCTGCGAACGCGACTGAAGCCGGTATACTGGCGTCAGCAGCGACTACAGCCGACGCCAATGACGAATCCGCACGGACCTGGCTGCCGGTCGCCTGGCAGTCGTTTGCCGTGCTGTGGCTGCTCGGCTGCATGACGCTGCTGGCTCGACTCGCCGCGGCGATGGTGCGGCTGCGGAAAGCAGCGGTCCAAGCAGCGGCATTGGAAGAGCCATCATGGCTGTCGCTGACAGAAGAGCTTGCCACGGGCCTCGGCATGTCGCGGCGGGTGTGGCTCGTCAAGAGCGGCCAGGCGGCGATGCCGATGACCTGGGGCGTGTGGCGCCCCCACATCCTGCTGCCCGCCGATTGCGACGCCTGGTCGCCCGAGCGGAAGCGGGTGGTGCTGCTGCACGAGCTGGCCCACATCCAGCGCCGCGACAGCGGCTGGCTGATGCTGACCGAGCTGGTCCGAGCGGTCTACTGGGTTCACCCGCTGGTGTGGGTCGCGGCGCGACAGATGACCGCCTACCGCGAGCAGGCCTGCGACGACCGCGTGCTCAACGCCGGGCACACGCCCACCGACTACGCCGAGCACCTGCTGCACATTGCCACGCAGAGCGCCGGCGCCATGCCGCCCTGTGCGGCCGCCATCGGCATGGCCCGGGCGAGCGAGCTCGAGGGCCGCGTGCGTTTGATCCTCGACTCCGCCCGCAACCGGTCTGCCCTGAGCCGAGCCCTAGCGGGCGGGCTGGCCCTGCTGCTGGCGGCGGTGGCATTCCCGTTGGCGATCCTGCACGCCGCAGAGCAGAGTGGCCCCGCGGCGCCTAACGAATCTGCTGCTCCGGCATTTGCACGTGAGCTACAAGGAGGCAAGATCGAGCTCCTTGCCATTGGCGCCCCCAAGAGCGATCCACCCCAGTGGTGGGCTCCCGATGGAACCCCGCTGGTTAACGTGAGCTGGACGCTGCAAGGCGTTGACGACCGTCGTCGCTCAGACCACGAGAGCATCTCCCGGGCATTTGTGTACCGCGCTACGAATATCAATGGCGCAACCGCCGGTTTTGGAATCACCCCGGTTCGTCGGTTCTTAGGTGTCATCGTTGCCGGCGAGAACGGCGAGCCATCGGAGGCCTACCAAGCCGTCGTCGCCGACCTGGACAAATCTCAAAAAGCCGCGACGTTCTTCTTCACCGCCGACGAGGAACAGGTCGCTTTTGAAGGTCTGCCGCTTGAGCCGAACGAAAATGTGCCGCCCGTTGAGCCACCGGAAGGCCGGCCTGGCGGTTCCATGGCCCCGCAACTCATAGGCGACCGCTACCTCGTTTGCCCCGTCACGACCGAGTTGCAGCGGGTTCTGCTGGGCAACCTGGGCGGCGCGCCAAGTCGCGCGTCCGTCTGCCTGCTGGTGAATGCGGCAAGTTTCGGGTCGCTCGATGACATCCACGACCAGTCGGAAGGGATGGACGAGTTGCGAGCGATCCTGCCCAAGCTGCTCGTGCCATCGGACAGTCGCGAGACCTCGGTCCGGTTGATCGACCCAGGGGACGCCGACTTCACGTTCGACCAGCGTCGTCAGCGGATGCAGAAACTCGAGAGGCTACTCACCGACACTTGCCAGCAGGCGGGCTTCGAGCCGGTTCGCGTCACGCACACGTTCGGCGTGGACCGCCGGCCTGGCGAAGACTTCCAGTGGAGCAGGTACGTTCAAGAAGCCCAGCAAGCGACACTTGACCGCGATGCCAGCCAGGAGAACATCGTCGAACTCGGCGTCCTGCGGGTGGCTTCGGTGCACACCCTCCTGGCTTACCGCCTGTCAGGCGCCGACTGCATCGTCGATGTCGCGCCGATCGTTCGCGATGCGGACGGGGCCCGGTTTGTCGAGGACGTGCTTCCTATGGTGAAATCGGCCATCGAGAAACTCCACCCTGCTGGCGGTGACAAGCTGCTCATCCGTCTGCGCTACTCAAAGACAGCGAAAGAGGAGATTGAGCAGTGGGTTCAATGGGATAACCCCCGCAAGAAGCAGTTTGGTCAAGAGCTTAGTTTCGAGCGGGTCAGCGTTTCCCAGTCGGGCATTGCGCCGTCGGAGGAAGACGAAGCTGGTCCTGCTGAAGGCCGGCCGGAAGAGTATGAGTACCCGTTATCGGTTGCGGGCCGCGCGACAAACGAGCAGGGCGAGCCGATCCCCGGGGCCAAGATCTATTTGGCGGCTTGCACTCCAGGGTACAAACGGCTCGCGGAAACGATTACCGACGAGCGGGGCGACTACCGATTCGAGAACGTGCCGCTGCCGATCAAGCGGGCCGACACAAACCGGGGCCGCGACAGTGGCGGCTTCGAGGTGTTTGGCGTCGCCGACGGGTACGCGCTCAGTTGGCGACCGACCAAGTACCTCGATCCCACACGGGCGGTCGTCGACGACACGAGCCCGTCCAAACCGCCTGGCGATCGGAAGACAATCTACGGTCGTGAAGAGGGGGTCTCTCTGGACCTCACGTTTGGAAAACCGACGAGCTTCCGCGGCCGCATAGTTAATGACCTGGGAGAGCCGCTGCCGGACGCCGAGGTCACCATTCGAGGGGTCGACTGGGAGCGGAAGCAATGGAACCGCGACAGGTCCGCCTACAACCTGATCCAAGGATCCGGCCTGAACAGCCTCAACGGGCGCGCGATTGTGCCCACAGAAGTCAAGGCAAGAGTCTCGGATGAGGACGGGTACTTCGAGTTCACCGGACTCCCCGCCAACGTCCGCTGGGATTTGGACGTGCGTCCCAAGGGCGTTTCCCCCCGCAGGATTACAGTCGTTACCGGTGAGCCGAACTTTGAGATGCTTGATGTCTTGAAGAGCTACGGCGGTGACTTCGAGCTGGTGTTTCCGAGGCCTCGGCAGGTCACGTTCCGCGTGGTCTACAGCGACACCGGCCAGCCAGCGCAGGGGGTTGGAGTGGGGGCCACCGTTACCCAAGCCGGCTTCTGGGAGACCACCGCCGAGAACGGGCTGGTCACGGCGCCCCTGGCGGATGGTTCGTACGACCTCGGTATCTTCCCGCGCTTTGGAACGCCCTATTTGAAAGCAGAGCGTCAGGTGCTCGTTTCTGAAGAGAGCGTACGCAAACCGATAGAAATCGAGATGGACCCGGCGGCGGTCGTCGAGATCTTGGTGCTTGACGAGAGTACAGGCGAGCCGTTGGAGGGCGTCGATGTCTGGTGGGAAGAGAAGAGGCATGACGGCAGGCCGTACCGCCAAGTCCGCGGCTATCGCAGCTGGGAAGTCGAGACGAGGATTTCCCACTACGAACGGCCTCGCACCGACACGGACGGCAAGGTGCGAGTGCTGTTCCCGCCGGGTGACTTACGCATCGGCGTTGGCCTAAGAGCCTATCCTGAAGGCTATCGATCGGGCGAAGAGAACGGGCGAACAATCACATGTCGACCTGGCGAACCGACGAGGGCAGTCTACAAGCTGAAGTCCACTAGCCCTCGGCCGCCTAGCGAAAGGGGTGGTGATTCACCCTAA
- a CDS encoding ATP-binding protein — MAKANLPGFLITGLTLTGKSKEPASLTFSRGLNVVSGASDTGKSYLVDCINYMLGGETPPKTIDESKGYEKLWFEIETWGGDAFTLERSLRGGDFNLYSGKLAEVGENKEPTTLKQKHRAGATDNASGFYLSLTNLLDVKIRTNKSGKTRNVTFRDVAHMTLISEEHIYTTRSPIHPTGSFTNRTVEESFFRFLLTGVDDSSVIATRPATEEKVRREAQVEAIEVLIEETEKALRELTDSPDEISEQLEKVANTVSELTESVALDRSRLHERQEQRRVLWSQVQRRTARLEVLERLENRFVLLNKHYDSDVERLNAVAEAAYTLSQLPGASCPVCGTSGLEIEEGAASVDVASLQEACKEEIRKINLLREDLDATLSDLRDEMEQKGRGNERDRRRYQRIAEEIENELRPAEVVNREELSELLDVRAKLERAEGLALQISALRQRRDSIASSRKKKVKRNEADVATAKTSESTEFCQFVEELLEEWNFPESGRVTFSEENQDIVIAGQDRKSHGKGIRALTYSAFIVALMWYCRSKDRQHPGLVVLDSPLVAYREPDAVERVKAKDVKGAFYKSLADWEEDVQVIVFENEDPPKAVQRSANHVHFSKQVGRGMRYGFFPK, encoded by the coding sequence ATGGCTAAGGCTAACCTCCCCGGATTCTTGATCACTGGTCTCACCCTCACCGGGAAAAGTAAGGAGCCTGCGTCCCTGACATTCTCGCGTGGACTGAATGTTGTGTCGGGAGCATCCGACACAGGCAAGTCTTATCTCGTCGATTGCATTAACTACATGCTTGGAGGCGAAACACCGCCTAAGACAATCGATGAGAGTAAGGGGTACGAAAAGCTGTGGTTCGAGATCGAGACCTGGGGGGGAGACGCCTTTACCCTAGAACGGTCATTGCGGGGCGGCGATTTCAATCTGTACTCCGGGAAACTGGCGGAGGTTGGCGAGAACAAAGAGCCAACCACCCTTAAGCAGAAGCATCGTGCAGGTGCCACCGACAACGCATCAGGATTCTACCTGTCGCTGACCAATCTGCTCGATGTAAAAATTCGAACGAACAAGTCTGGAAAGACTCGCAATGTCACGTTCCGCGACGTTGCCCATATGACTCTTATTTCAGAGGAGCACATCTATACGACGCGGTCGCCTATTCACCCGACTGGCAGTTTCACCAATCGCACAGTCGAAGAGTCGTTTTTTAGATTCCTTCTAACCGGCGTCGATGACAGCTCTGTTATTGCAACCCGCCCGGCAACCGAAGAGAAGGTTCGACGCGAGGCACAGGTGGAGGCAATCGAAGTGCTGATTGAGGAGACAGAGAAGGCTCTACGCGAACTCACGGACTCCCCTGATGAAATTAGTGAACAGCTAGAAAAGGTAGCCAACACGGTTTCTGAACTGACGGAGTCTGTTGCCTTAGACAGAAGTCGATTGCATGAACGTCAAGAGCAGCGTCGCGTACTCTGGAGTCAAGTCCAACGACGCACTGCAAGGCTGGAGGTTCTTGAGAGACTCGAGAATCGCTTCGTGTTACTGAACAAGCACTACGATAGTGATGTGGAGCGACTCAATGCCGTAGCAGAGGCTGCCTACACGTTGTCTCAGTTGCCAGGTGCAAGTTGCCCAGTTTGCGGGACATCAGGTCTAGAGATTGAGGAAGGTGCCGCAAGCGTAGATGTGGCGTCGTTGCAAGAGGCGTGCAAAGAAGAGATTCGTAAGATCAATCTGCTCCGAGAGGATTTAGATGCAACGCTCTCCGATCTTCGGGACGAAATGGAGCAGAAAGGCAGAGGCAACGAGAGAGATCGGCGGCGGTATCAGCGAATTGCAGAAGAGATCGAAAATGAACTTCGACCAGCAGAGGTGGTGAATAGAGAAGAGCTATCCGAGCTTCTAGACGTGCGAGCGAAGCTTGAGCGAGCTGAAGGTCTGGCATTGCAGATTTCAGCTTTGCGGCAGCGGAGAGATAGCATTGCCTCATCCCGGAAGAAGAAGGTAAAGCGAAATGAGGCTGATGTTGCAACTGCAAAGACAAGTGAGTCCACAGAATTCTGCCAGTTCGTTGAGGAACTGCTGGAAGAATGGAACTTCCCTGAGTCTGGCCGAGTCACCTTCAGCGAAGAAAACCAAGATATTGTAATTGCAGGTCAGGATCGCAAGAGTCACGGAAAGGGCATTAGAGCACTTACCTATTCTGCGTTCATAGTCGCACTCATGTGGTACTGTCGCAGCAAGGATAGACAACATCCGGGACTAGTTGTCCTCGATTCGCCATTGGTTGCATACCGTGAGCCTGATGCAGTCGAGCGAGTGAAGGCGAAAGATGTAAAGGGGGCGTTCTACAAATCATTGGCAGATTGGGAAGAAGATGTTCAAGTGATCGTGTTCGAGAATGAAGACCCTCCGAAGGCCGTGCAACGTTCCGCGAACCATGTACACTTCTCAAAACAAGTTGGACGCGGGATGCGATACGGATTCTTCCCGAAGTGA
- a CDS encoding ABC-three component system middle component 2, with translation MHDAARSSERPHRSGRPFNHPVETGLRSLCVLYEAFPRRYDLQRLVFFDYLIVHSGDAPSGPDSLHPPTPFRSNEFLVRRRLVEDGIRLMLSRCLVDTVVDASGFHYAASESAASFIEALTAPYTQSLRRRAAWIARAFGQMPDSELSDFFNRNLDRWGSEFEFIQEWDSEGSNG, from the coding sequence GTGCATGATGCCGCAAGGAGTTCTGAAAGGCCCCATCGGTCCGGACGACCATTTAATCACCCCGTTGAAACTGGGTTGCGGTCGCTGTGCGTGCTGTACGAAGCGTTTCCACGTCGATATGACTTGCAGCGGCTTGTGTTCTTCGACTACCTGATCGTCCATTCCGGTGATGCCCCTAGCGGCCCTGATAGTCTTCACCCACCAACACCGTTCAGGTCGAACGAGTTTCTTGTCCGACGCCGCCTCGTGGAGGATGGCATCCGACTGATGTTGTCCAGATGCCTTGTAGACACAGTTGTTGATGCCTCCGGATTTCACTACGCAGCATCAGAGTCGGCAGCATCATTCATCGAGGCACTGACGGCACCGTACACCCAGTCTCTGCGGAGGCGTGCGGCGTGGATTGCCAGGGCGTTCGGACAGATGCCGGACAGTGAACTTAGCGACTTCTTCAATCGCAATTTGGACAGATGGGGAAGCGAGTTCGAGTTCATACAGGAGTGGGATTCGGAGGGTAGCAATGGCTAA
- a CDS encoding ABC-three component system protein gives MAFIDKPGPTAKWDNFQCKHYDHSLRPSDVWIELGKLMYYTHTKQYTKPENYYFVAPQDVGTSLARLFHTPDALRTKLYANWAKYCQDSITKKPVTLTARLKKHIDSYPFDSISFKPVLSVLREHAGTRWHVHRFGGGLPNRPDAPDPPSQLAPSELPYVAELLKAYGDHKKTPIASPVDLTSWGNLDSHFQLSRKSFYSAESLKEFSRDHLPDGEYERLQDEICDGVQESYLEAHDDGYRRAVATTQAAVQLAITSHPLLSVLRSPDRRGVCHQLVNDLRLKWVD, from the coding sequence ATGGCGTTCATTGACAAGCCTGGTCCGACGGCAAAGTGGGACAATTTCCAATGCAAGCACTACGACCACTCACTCCGACCAAGCGATGTCTGGATTGAGCTTGGAAAGCTGATGTACTATACGCACACCAAGCAATACACCAAGCCTGAGAACTACTACTTTGTTGCTCCACAAGACGTGGGCACCAGTCTTGCCCGGCTCTTTCATACCCCAGACGCTTTGCGGACTAAGCTCTATGCGAATTGGGCCAAGTACTGCCAAGACAGCATCACGAAGAAACCTGTCACTCTAACCGCCAGACTAAAGAAGCACATTGATTCGTATCCTTTCGATTCAATTAGCTTCAAGCCGGTGCTGTCGGTGTTGAGAGAACACGCAGGTACGCGGTGGCACGTTCACCGGTTTGGCGGAGGGCTTCCGAATCGGCCCGATGCACCGGACCCACCATCGCAGCTAGCTCCGAGCGAACTGCCCTACGTTGCCGAGTTGCTAAAGGCATATGGCGATCACAAGAAGACGCCAATAGCCTCTCCAGTCGATTTGACTTCTTGGGGCAATCTTGACAGCCATTTTCAGTTGTCTCGCAAGTCTTTCTACTCTGCCGAATCGCTGAAGGAGTTTTCCCGCGATCATTTACCAGACGGAGAGTACGAGCGTTTGCAGGATGAGATTTGTGACGGGGTCCAAGAATCGTATTTGGAAGCCCACGACGATGGATACCGACGAGCGGTCGCGACTACTCAGGCTGCGGTGCAGCTCGCAATAACTAGCCATCCATTGCTGAGTGTGCTGCGATCACCTGACCGACGCGGTGTCTGTCATCAGCTTGTAAACGATCTCCGTCTAAAATGGGTTGACTGA
- a CDS encoding type II toxin-antitoxin system VapC family toxin: MSDLVIDTDVVSFGFRQNDLFKQHYAPAIAGHRCFVSFMTIAEIQFGMLNRTWGAQKQQSMLQHLSRYYVQYGVTQRLCEAWAGLAWEAKRQGRVL, from the coding sequence ATGAGCGATCTGGTCATCGACACGGACGTCGTCTCTTTTGGGTTCAGGCAGAATGACCTGTTCAAGCAGCACTACGCTCCCGCGATCGCGGGGCATCGGTGCTTTGTTTCCTTCATGACCATCGCCGAAATCCAGTTCGGCATGCTAAATCGAACTTGGGGAGCGCAGAAGCAGCAGAGCATGCTGCAGCACCTGAGTCGATACTATGTGCAGTACGGCGTGACTCAGCGACTCTGCGAGGCGTGGGCCGGTCTAGCGTGGGAGGCCAAGCGGCAGGGCCGCGTGCTGTAG
- a CDS encoding DUF1580 domain-containing protein — protein MIDATTETLLTIRQARDVFPNSPSEATLWRWLLKGVRGHVLDSVRVGGRRFTSREACQRFIEATSAEPERPKPPTLHERRRSLQQAQATLDHYGV, from the coding sequence ATGATTGACGCCACTACCGAAACGCTGCTGACCATCCGGCAGGCCCGCGACGTTTTTCCCAACTCTCCGAGCGAAGCCACCCTCTGGCGATGGCTGCTCAAGGGCGTGCGGGGGCACGTGCTGGACTCCGTCCGTGTGGGGGGGCGCCGGTTCACCAGCCGGGAAGCGTGCCAGCGATTTATCGAGGCCACCTCAGCGGAGCCCGAGCGGCCCAAGCCTCCAACCCTCCACGAGCGGCGTCGGTCGCTCCAGCAAGCTCAGGCGACTCTCGACCACTATGGGGTATAA
- the mobF gene encoding MobF family relaxase, with protein sequence MARITTHRGSAKQTHNYYLADYYDAGPEFEGQWLGAGARRLGLEGAIDPKQFMRLLENHHPTTGERLSQRTRDNRRNGWDITFSAPKSVSIVFGLNNDRAVVDALRGATNDTLLEMEQDVMRRVNIAGGEQRHEKTRNFIAGVWVHVDARGVKGHVPDCQLHSHAFVSNHTFDEKSDRWLAADISNLFRDAQRYYESVFQSRLATNLQDLGYAVERTANGFEIAGVSRGLIDKFSKRTAQINERIDEGYAERLAAKHGVSLADAKGMIGALSRDRKGKSFSLDELQEHWQLQLTPAESRQLDQVGRSKLEPTPTKNNAITAQAAVDFALEHGFEHEAVLRERNVLSDALKHGIGDNSVAEIRAEVARRRVIRQGKEEAAVLTTKELQQEELAILNFAKQGRGQVKPLNAAYEAEASDLSEEQRRVVAGLLTSTDRLQVVHGVAGVGKSYMLQHLVPQINDASKPTAIMAPTNKAVDNLREDGFDAKTVQSFLLDEKAQSAVNGGVLIVDEAGLIGSPTFRALVRVADQQNARIIAVGDTRQHLPIERGHPLKMLEEQAGIEPESLSTIRRQEGSYRDAVEALSRGDISEGFERLQALDYVHEIADEERDAILARDFADAREKHPDQKLLVIAPTHAERRQVIDSIRDELKSRKLIGDEEHALTSYVPKQLSKAQRQDPLNYQAGDLVAFHAKGRGGIQSGDQLQVARVTNGKVFTEEGRTVPLESAGAFAVFRPEVADYAVGDVIRLTRGRRQEPGQKKLTNGSLHTIRSISNGAIRLDNGEKLAPDWRFFDQGIAVTSHVSQGTTVHRAFVAASSLSFPASSPEQMYVSASRARTRCDIYTDSTDGLERAISRFRHKQLATSVQPTQLGGRTPTRLLQAFNRVKSVAQQLATKQLQRFHDWLPRHEMQPQPER encoded by the coding sequence ATGGCAAGAATCACGACCCATCGCGGGTCCGCCAAGCAGACGCACAACTACTACTTAGCGGACTACTACGACGCTGGCCCGGAGTTCGAGGGGCAGTGGCTTGGCGCCGGCGCCAGGCGTCTTGGCCTGGAGGGGGCGATCGACCCTAAGCAGTTCATGCGGCTGCTGGAGAACCATCACCCAACTACAGGCGAGCGGCTCTCGCAACGCACCCGTGACAACCGTCGCAACGGCTGGGACATCACGTTCTCGGCGCCCAAGTCGGTGTCGATCGTCTTTGGGCTGAACAACGATCGGGCCGTCGTCGACGCGCTGCGTGGCGCCACGAACGATACGCTGCTCGAGATGGAGCAGGATGTCATGCGACGGGTAAACATTGCCGGAGGCGAGCAGCGGCACGAGAAGACGAGGAATTTCATTGCCGGGGTGTGGGTTCATGTCGACGCCAGGGGCGTGAAGGGCCACGTTCCTGACTGTCAGCTGCATTCGCACGCCTTCGTATCCAACCACACGTTCGACGAAAAGTCGGACCGCTGGCTTGCCGCCGATATCAGCAACCTGTTCCGAGACGCCCAGCGGTACTACGAGTCGGTGTTCCAGAGCCGCTTAGCGACCAACCTGCAAGACCTGGGCTACGCGGTCGAGCGGACTGCCAACGGCTTTGAGATCGCCGGTGTCTCGCGTGGCTTGATCGACAAGTTCAGCAAACGCACCGCGCAGATCAACGAGCGCATCGACGAAGGCTACGCCGAGCGGCTCGCCGCCAAGCACGGCGTCTCGCTCGCGGACGCCAAGGGCATGATCGGGGCCCTGTCCCGCGACCGCAAGGGCAAGTCGTTCTCGCTGGACGAGCTGCAAGAGCATTGGCAGCTGCAGCTCACCCCGGCAGAGAGCCGGCAGCTTGACCAGGTCGGCCGCAGCAAGCTCGAGCCCACACCGACCAAGAATAATGCCATCACCGCTCAAGCGGCGGTCGACTTCGCCCTGGAGCACGGATTTGAGCACGAGGCGGTGCTGCGTGAACGGAACGTTCTCAGCGACGCCTTGAAGCACGGCATCGGCGACAACAGCGTGGCAGAAATTAGAGCCGAAGTCGCCCGGCGACGTGTGATTCGGCAAGGCAAGGAGGAAGCCGCTGTGCTCACAACGAAGGAGCTGCAGCAAGAAGAGCTAGCGATTCTGAATTTCGCCAAGCAGGGTCGGGGGCAGGTTAAGCCGCTCAATGCAGCCTACGAGGCAGAGGCAAGCGACCTGAGCGAGGAGCAGCGGCGTGTGGTCGCCGGCCTGCTCACCTCCACCGACCGTCTCCAGGTTGTCCACGGCGTTGCCGGCGTCGGCAAGTCGTATATGCTCCAGCACCTTGTTCCCCAGATCAATGACGCCAGCAAGCCGACCGCCATCATGGCGCCGACCAACAAGGCCGTCGACAACCTCAGGGAAGACGGGTTCGACGCCAAGACGGTGCAGTCGTTTCTGTTGGATGAGAAGGCCCAGTCGGCTGTCAACGGCGGCGTTCTTATCGTCGACGAAGCGGGCCTGATCGGATCGCCAACATTCCGAGCACTCGTCCGCGTAGCCGACCAGCAGAACGCAAGAATTATCGCCGTTGGCGATACCCGACAGCACCTGCCGATCGAGCGCGGCCACCCGCTCAAGATGCTGGAAGAGCAAGCGGGGATTGAACCGGAGTCGCTCTCGACCATACGGCGTCAGGAGGGGAGCTACAGAGATGCCGTCGAGGCGCTCAGCCGAGGCGATATCAGCGAGGGATTCGAGCGGCTGCAAGCTCTCGACTACGTTCATGAAATCGCGGATGAAGAGCGCGACGCTATCTTGGCACGCGACTTTGCGGACGCCAGGGAGAAGCATCCCGACCAGAAGCTCCTCGTTATCGCGCCGACCCATGCCGAGCGACGGCAGGTGATAGACTCCATTCGAGACGAACTTAAGTCTCGCAAGCTGATCGGCGACGAGGAGCACGCGCTCACCAGCTACGTCCCGAAGCAACTCTCGAAGGCACAGCGACAGGACCCGCTTAACTACCAGGCGGGGGATCTGGTGGCCTTCCACGCCAAGGGACGCGGCGGAATTCAATCGGGCGATCAGCTCCAGGTTGCCCGAGTCACCAACGGCAAAGTTTTCACCGAAGAGGGGAGGACGGTGCCGCTCGAATCCGCGGGCGCCTTTGCTGTGTTCCGCCCCGAAGTCGCCGACTACGCCGTAGGCGACGTCATCCGGCTCACCCGGGGACGGCGTCAGGAGCCCGGTCAGAAGAAGCTGACCAACGGCAGCCTGCACACCATCCGATCGATTAGCAACGGCGCCATCCGGTTAGACAACGGCGAGAAGCTGGCGCCCGACTGGAGGTTCTTTGACCAAGGAATCGCGGTAACGAGCCACGTTAGTCAAGGCACCACGGTCCACAGGGCGTTTGTCGCCGCGTCGAGTTTGAGTTTTCCGGCGAGCTCGCCTGAGCAGATGTATGTCAGTGCCTCGCGCGCCCGCACGAGGTGCGATATCTATACGGATTCGACCGACGGGCTTGAGCGAGCCATCAGCCGGTTTCGTCACAAGCAGCTCGCAACGTCCGTCCAGCCCACTCAACTCGGTGGGCGCACGCCCACCCGCTTGCTCCAGGCGTTCAATCGAGTCAAGTCCGTTGCCCAGCAACTGGCCACCAAGCAGCTCCAGCGTTTCCACGACTGGTTGCCGCGTCATGAAATGCAACCTCAACCGGAACGGTAA